The Thermosinus carboxydivorans Nor1 DNA segment ATTTAGACGGTCTGCGCGACCTTATCCGGGCCGATACGGGGCGGATTCATACCCATTTTAACCAGACAGTGACGGCTACCGGACGGCTTAGTAGTTCGGAACCAAACTTGCAGAACATCCCCATCCGCACCGAAATCGGACGCCGTATCCGAGAATTATTTGTGCCCGGGCCGGGTTATGACTGGATAATGTCGGCCGACTACTCGCAAATCGAGCTCAGGGTTTTGGCCCATATGTCGGGAGACGATAATCTGATAGACGCATTTCGGCACAATCAGGACATACATACCCATACAGCGGCCGAGGTGTTCGGCGTGCCGATGGCGGAGGTCACAGCCCAGATGCGGGCGCGGGCCAAGGCTGTTAACTTCGGTATTGTCTACGGCATCAGCGATTTTGGCCTGTCACGCGACATTGGCGTCAGCCGGAAAGAAGCGGGTCAGTATATCGACAGTTATTTTGCCAAGTACCGGGGTGTTAAAAATTATATTGACAATGTTATTAATCTGGCCAGACAGCAAGGTTATGTAACTACCTTGTTTGGGCGGCGACGTTTTTTGCCTGACATTAATAGCGGCAATTTCAACCAGCGGGCCTTTGCTGAGCGAACGGCCATGAATACGCCCATCCAGGGAACTGCTGCTGATATTATTAAAAAAGCCATGATCACGGTTTACCGGCAGCTAAGGGACAGGCGCCTGAAAAGCCGCCTGCTGCTTCAGGTTCATGACGAACTGGTACTGGAAGTAGCTGAAGCGGAACGGGTGCTGGTGGCTCAGCTTGTCAAACAAGCTATGGAGGACGCCGTCACTTTGGCGGTGCCGCTGGTTGCTGACGTTAAGACCGGCGCAAATTGGGCTCAGGCTAAATGAACGGAGTGATAAGCAAAATGCCGGAAATGCCGGAAGTAGAGACCATCCGCCGTACGCTCGCTGACAAGGTCGTAGGCCGACGTATCGAAGCGGTAAAAATTGATTTGCCCCGTCTGGTTAAATGGCCTTCGGTTTCTGAATTTAAGGAAGCAGTAACAGGCAGAAAAATCGAGCGCCTTGACCGACGCGGCAAATATCTGCTGTTTCGCCTTGAACACGACCTGGTCATGGTGGTACACTTGCGCATGACTGGCCGGCTGTATTATGTACCGGCCGGTTATCAGCACGATAAATTTACGCATATTGTTTTCGATCTCGATAATAATGATGCTCTGATTTATGCCGACTCGCGCACGCTAGGCACCCTTTATGCCATACACCTTGCTGACCTGGGACGAATTGCCGGGTTAGCCACTATGGGCCCTGAGCCGCTTTCACCGGAATTCACTTTCGATTATTTCCGGATGATGTTGAAAAAGCGGCAGTCGTCGATTAAGGCTGTCCTGCTTAATCAGCAGCTTATCGGTGGTTTGGGCAACATCTATGTAGACGAAAGTTTAGCTGTGGCTGGCATTGCGCCGACGCGCCCCGCCGCCAGTCTTAGCGAGGACGAAACGCAGAAACTTTATCGCGCTATAAATCAGGTCATCGAAGAAGGTATTGCCCATGGAGGGACAAGTTTTCGCGATTACCGCGACGGAGTCGGACAAACCGGCAGTCACCAGCATTATCTGCGGGTATATGGCCGTAAGGGACAGCCCTGCCAGCGGTGCGGCATGCCAATTGTCCGCACGGAAGTAGCCGGCCGGGGTACTCACTTTTGTCCAATATGTCAACGATAGACGAGGTAGGTCTAATGTATGTGATTGGGTTGACAGGTGGTATTGGCAGTGGTAAAAGTACCGTTAGCGCTATGCTGCAAGAGTTGGGAGCCGTTATTATCGATGCCGATGAAATTGCCAGGGAGGTTGTAGCGACCGGGAAGCCAGCCTGGCGGGAAATAAAAGACGAGTTTGGTCTCGGCGTCTTGAATGGTAACGGTAGTATTAACCGCAAAGCTCTTGGGGAGATTGTTTTTAGCGATGCCAAGCAGCGGGCCAAGCTGGAAGCAATTACCCATCCTCGCATCCAAGCGGCGGTTGAAACCGCTCTTAAAGCAGCTCGCAAAGCGGGAGTAAGGGTAGTGGTGCTGGACGTACCGCTGCTAATAGAGAAAGGTTGGGACCATCTTGCCGACGCCGTTTGGGTAGTCTATGTAGATGAGCGGACGCAGCTTGAACGGCTTATGGCGCGGGACAGACTGACCGAAGATGAAGCTAGGGCGAGGATAA contains these protein-coding regions:
- the coaE gene encoding dephospho-CoA kinase (Dephospho-CoA kinase (CoaE) performs the final step in coenzyme A biosynthesis.); translated protein: MYVIGLTGGIGSGKSTVSAMLQELGAVIIDADEIAREVVATGKPAWREIKDEFGLGVLNGNGSINRKALGEIVFSDAKQRAKLEAITHPRIQAAVETALKAARKAGVRVVVLDVPLLIEKGWDHLADAVWVVYVDERTQLERLMARDRLTEDEARARISAQMSLREKAERAHVVIDNSGSIDATRRQVLIAWQKIPAEQ
- the mutM gene encoding bifunctional DNA-formamidopyrimidine glycosylase/DNA-(apurinic or apyrimidinic site) lyase, with amino-acid sequence MNGVISKMPEMPEVETIRRTLADKVVGRRIEAVKIDLPRLVKWPSVSEFKEAVTGRKIERLDRRGKYLLFRLEHDLVMVVHLRMTGRLYYVPAGYQHDKFTHIVFDLDNNDALIYADSRTLGTLYAIHLADLGRIAGLATMGPEPLSPEFTFDYFRMMLKKRQSSIKAVLLNQQLIGGLGNIYVDESLAVAGIAPTRPAASLSEDETQKLYRAINQVIEEGIAHGGTSFRDYRDGVGQTGSHQHYLRVYGRKGQPCQRCGMPIVRTEVAGRGTHFCPICQR